In one window of Aceticella autotrophica DNA:
- a CDS encoding MATE family efflux transporter: MSIKKEIKEILILALPAVGEMFLYMIVWIIDTMMVGQYGGKDCVSAVGLSSEIVYTFSNIFISMGLAVSITSFIARKLGAEDCDAAKAYSINGIFIGIFIAIPVAVLLFIFPHRILLIAGAQGNVLSMGTDFIRIVSIGIVFSIIMNILNAILRAHENTKTPMIVAAIVIFVNILLDWILIFGKLGFPPLGVKGSAIATMIAQITGFIFILFYYKRFKVLSIKITDIFKIKMKIIADIIKLAIPASLQEAAFDISRLISIFMIMRLGTVSFAANQITTTIESTSIMPGWGFAIAATIMAGRMVGAKSYKSAKRYTNIAAIFAVAIMSTMSILFLTIPHLLMRAFIKDADVIAVGILCLMIASIEQPFMAIGIVYGGGLKGSGNTITPFIISTISSWFIRLPLMYLVIYVLKLGVVAVWLVTAIQWSFEGCMMYIYFRKEINKLAIKGDGSFV, encoded by the coding sequence ATGTCTATTAAGAAAGAAATAAAAGAAATACTAATATTAGCATTACCTGCTGTTGGAGAAATGTTTTTATATATGATTGTATGGATTATTGACACAATGATGGTAGGACAGTATGGCGGGAAAGATTGTGTTAGTGCCGTGGGACTTTCATCAGAAATAGTGTATACATTTTCAAATATTTTTATCTCTATGGGGCTTGCTGTTAGTATAACTTCCTTTATTGCTCGAAAACTTGGAGCAGAAGATTGCGATGCTGCTAAGGCATATTCCATAAATGGTATTTTCATAGGTATATTTATTGCAATACCTGTTGCAGTTTTGCTTTTTATTTTTCCGCATAGGATTCTTTTAATTGCCGGAGCACAAGGAAATGTTTTATCAATGGGTACAGATTTTATAAGAATCGTATCAATTGGTATAGTTTTCAGCATTATAATGAATATTTTAAATGCTATTTTAAGAGCCCATGAAAATACAAAAACACCTATGATAGTTGCTGCCATAGTTATATTTGTCAATATTTTATTGGATTGGATTTTAATATTTGGTAAATTAGGTTTTCCTCCTCTTGGAGTAAAAGGTTCTGCAATAGCAACAATGATAGCTCAAATAACCGGTTTTATCTTCATATTATTTTACTATAAAAGATTTAAAGTGCTTTCTATTAAAATAACAGATATTTTTAAGATAAAAATGAAAATAATTGCAGATATAATTAAGCTTGCAATACCGGCTTCTCTTCAAGAGGCTGCCTTTGATATAAGCAGGCTTATTTCGATATTTATGATAATGCGTCTTGGAACAGTTTCTTTTGCAGCAAATCAAATTACAACTACCATTGAATCTACATCTATTATGCCGGGGTGGGGTTTTGCAATTGCAGCAACGATAATGGCAGGACGAATGGTAGGGGCTAAAAGCTATAAAAGTGCAAAAAGATATACTAATATCGCTGCAATATTCGCCGTAGCTATTATGAGTACAATGTCTATATTGTTTCTGACAATACCTCACTTGTTAATGAGAGCTTTTATAAAGGATGCTGATGTTATCGCAGTTGGGATCCTCTGTCTTATGATAGCCTCTATTGAACAGCCTTTTATGGCTATAGGAATAGTTTATGGAGGAGGTCTTAAAGGAAGTGGTAATACAATAACTCCATTTATTATTTCTACAATTTCCAGTTGGTTTATAAGGCTTCCTTTAATGTACCTTGTTATATATGTTTTAAAATTAGGAGTTGTAGCTGTATGGCTTGTAACAGCTATACAATGGTCTTTTGAAGGTTGTATGATGTATATATATTTTAGAAAAGAAATAAATAAATTAGCAATCAAAGGGGACGGTTCTTTTGTTTGA
- a CDS encoding ABC transporter ATP-binding protein, producing MDRILSVKNLKKYYGKVKAIDGISFDMYPGEVVGLIGPNGAGKSTTLKTIMGLLRKTEGEIKVCGYDYKDKEAKFKLAYIPETPDIYPMLTVWEHMKFIALSYKLENWEEEALEYLKAYDLMDKKDELGTNLSKGMRQKVMVICGLLHKPEVMLFDEPFVGLDPKAIRELKDTIKELKKEGKSVLLSTHMLDSVQNLGDRVLILKTGKLIYEGTLEEVMKKAGPGGSLEDLFLEVTK from the coding sequence ATGGATCGTATACTTTCTGTAAAAAATCTAAAAAAGTATTATGGCAAGGTAAAAGCCATTGATGGGATCTCTTTCGATATGTATCCAGGTGAAGTTGTAGGGCTTATAGGTCCAAATGGTGCGGGTAAAAGTACTACTTTAAAAACAATAATGGGACTTTTAAGAAAAACAGAAGGAGAAATAAAAGTTTGTGGTTATGACTATAAAGATAAAGAAGCAAAATTTAAGCTCGCTTATATACCTGAAACTCCGGATATATACCCTATGCTTACAGTTTGGGAGCACATGAAATTTATTGCTCTTTCATATAAGCTTGAAAATTGGGAAGAAGAGGCTTTAGAATACCTCAAAGCTTATGACCTTATGGATAAAAAGGATGAATTGGGAACTAATCTATCTAAAGGCATGAGGCAGAAGGTTATGGTAATATGCGGACTTTTACACAAACCAGAGGTTATGCTTTTTGATGAGCCTTTTGTAGGACTTGATCCAAAAGCTATAAGAGAACTTAAAGATACTATAAAAGAGCTTAAAAAAGAGGGAAAGTCTGTACTTTTGAGTACACATATGTTAGATTCTGTGCAAAATCTTGGAGACAGGGTGCTTATCTTAAAAACAGGGAAACTCATATATGAGGGCACACTTGAAGAAGTAATGAAAAAGGCAGGGCCGGGAGGCTCGTTAGAAGATTTGTTTTTGGAGGTAACAAAATGA
- a CDS encoding lantibiotic dehydratase — MNYNKEVVDSINYITCEITYLASELRSANVSKNIHCSEYELALFTNSSRDEEHTLTLDDILIGIENNIFYAKSKKLNKRLIITINNMLNPQIAPNAVRFLYDISLDGTRIWYMFPWEIVFNKFPYVPKVIYKNFTLTPEEWKINFLNIKANKKSSFSEFKELFMQYCKYYKVPNYVYITSGDNRILLNIDDDKCLDILYHEFINNPIGVTLTSYEDENFNIIKSERGSYVSELVIPLVKIKTQQPKSIMIKENSTYISSKSPTRLKIPFNEWLYLKLYGTSSMEEELICFYISEFCRNLVSEEKINKYFFIRYADPEPHIRLRLNASQYKLIKIYPELQNWLQSLIKKGLMTCFTIDCYEREIERYGGKDLIDIAESVFYIDSMVTEDILREKRLHNIEFSDEIIGMITIINYMEQFDWDYKTQLKFLESQVNHLDYREDFKKERTYFMKLCNSNNNWEGLRENIQGRLLLYILNKRAEIVKIYGDKIRGESNSITSNEWTIVDSVIHLHCNRLFGINRVFEKKIKALCCHTLYALKFFK; from the coding sequence ATAAATTATAATAAAGAAGTTGTCGATAGTATCAATTATATAACTTGTGAAATTACTTATCTTGCAAGTGAATTAAGAAGTGCAAATGTATCTAAAAATATTCATTGCAGTGAATATGAGTTGGCTTTATTTACAAATAGTTCTAGGGATGAGGAACATACACTAACTTTAGATGATATTTTGATTGGTATAGAAAATAATATATTTTATGCGAAAAGTAAAAAATTGAATAAACGATTAATAATAACAATAAATAATATGTTAAATCCCCAGATAGCTCCTAATGCAGTTAGATTCTTATATGATATAAGTTTGGATGGTACAAGGATATGGTATATGTTTCCATGGGAAATCGTATTTAATAAGTTCCCATATGTACCAAAAGTTATATATAAAAATTTTACCCTAACTCCAGAAGAATGGAAAATTAACTTTTTAAATATTAAAGCAAATAAAAAGTCAAGTTTCTCAGAATTTAAAGAGTTATTTATGCAATATTGTAAATATTATAAAGTTCCTAATTATGTGTATATAACCTCAGGTGACAATAGAATACTTTTAAATATAGATGATGATAAATGTTTGGATATACTATATCATGAGTTTATAAATAATCCTATAGGAGTTACCTTGACTTCCTATGAAGATGAAAATTTTAATATAATTAAAAGTGAGAGAGGAAGTTATGTTTCCGAATTAGTTATACCTTTAGTGAAAATTAAAACCCAGCAGCCAAAATCTATAATGATAAAAGAGAATTCAACTTATATATCAAGTAAGTCTCCTACAAGGCTAAAAATACCTTTTAATGAGTGGCTTTATCTTAAATTATATGGCACAAGTTCTATGGAGGAAGAATTGATTTGTTTTTATATTTCAGAGTTTTGCCGTAACTTGGTATCTGAAGAGAAAATTAATAAGTACTTTTTTATAAGGTATGCGGATCCAGAGCCTCACATAAGGTTAAGGCTTAATGCCAGTCAGTATAAACTTATTAAAATATATCCTGAGCTACAAAATTGGCTACAAAGTTTGATAAAAAAAGGTCTAATGACTTGCTTTACAATTGACTGCTATGAAAGAGAAATAGAACGATATGGTGGAAAGGATTTAATTGATATAGCAGAAAGTGTATTCTATATTGATAGTATGGTAACTGAGGATATATTAAGAGAGAAAAGACTTCATAACATTGAATTTAGCGATGAAATTATAGGGATGATTACAATAATAAATTATATGGAACAGTTCGATTGGGACTATAAAACTCAACTAAAATTCTTAGAGTCCCAAGTAAATCACTTAGATTATAGAGAAGATTTTAAGAAAGAACGTACCTACTTTATGAAATTATGTAATAGTAATAATAATTGGGAGGGACTGAGAGAGAATATTCAAGGGAGATTATTACTATATATTTTAAATAAAAGAGCAGAAATTGTAAAAATTTATGGAGATAAAATTAGGGGAGAGAGCAATTCGATTACATCAAATGAATGGACGATTGTTGATAGTGTAATTCATTTGCATTGTAATCGCCTTTTTGGTATAAATAGAGTGTTTGAAAAGAAGATTAAGGCATTATGCTGTCATACTCTATATGCATTAAAATTTTTTAAATAG
- a CDS encoding DNA methyltransferase, with protein sequence MNTLHKIIIGDARKMYKIPDESVHLVVTSPPYWQLKDYGSNGQIGYDDTYEEYINNLNLVWKEAYRVLHNGCRLCINIGDQFARSVYYGRYKIIPIRTEIIKFCETIGFDYMGAIIWQKVTTCNTSGGATVMGSYPYPRNGILKLDYEFILIFKKYGNAPKVTKDIKEKSKLTKEEWNQYFAGHWNFPGEKQDKHLAMFPLELPYRLIKMFSFVGDMVLDPFLGSGTTSLAAKLLHRNSIGYEINHNFLPVIKEKLNIQYYNTDSDAKFEFIQDEKLRMNFKEEIEKLPYIFKDPIKFDKKIDPKKLNFGSKIDDSSGKNIKLLSVKKITSPEILILENDLKVKLLGVKENGKSKLEAIEFLKNMIKGKKVFLKFDTVKYDKDNNLLCYLYLKNKTFINGHLIKSNLVDVDTSLEYKYRDKFIKYWRIHNGERMDTESGDEQVGVK encoded by the coding sequence ATGAATACTTTACATAAGATAATAATTGGTGATGCACGTAAAATGTACAAAATACCGGATGAATCTGTACATTTAGTTGTTACATCGCCACCATACTGGCAGTTAAAAGATTATGGCAGCAATGGACAAATAGGTTATGATGATACATATGAGGAATATATAAATAATTTAAATTTAGTTTGGAAAGAAGCTTACAGAGTTCTGCACAATGGTTGCAGATTATGTATCAACATTGGAGATCAATTTGCACGGTCTGTTTATTATGGAAGGTATAAAATTATTCCGATAAGAACTGAAATAATTAAATTTTGTGAGACAATTGGTTTTGATTATATGGGGGCAATTATCTGGCAAAAAGTTACTACATGCAATACATCTGGTGGTGCCACTGTTATGGGATCGTATCCTTATCCGAGGAATGGAATTTTAAAACTTGATTATGAATTTATTTTAATTTTTAAAAAGTATGGGAATGCACCAAAAGTTACAAAAGACATAAAAGAAAAATCCAAATTAACAAAAGAAGAATGGAACCAATATTTTGCAGGACATTGGAATTTTCCTGGCGAGAAGCAGGATAAACACTTGGCTATGTTTCCTCTTGAATTGCCATATAGATTAATAAAAATGTTTAGCTTTGTAGGCGATATGGTATTAGACCCGTTTCTTGGCAGCGGAACGACATCTTTAGCGGCTAAATTATTACATAGAAATTCTATCGGATATGAAATCAATCATAATTTTTTGCCGGTAATAAAAGAAAAATTAAATATTCAATATTATAATACTGATTCTGATGCGAAGTTTGAATTTATCCAAGACGAAAAACTAAGGATGAATTTTAAGGAAGAAATAGAAAAACTTCCATATATATTTAAAGATCCGATAAAATTTGATAAAAAAATTGATCCGAAAAAATTAAATTTTGGCTCGAAAATAGATGATAGTTCGGGGAAAAATATAAAACTGTTATCTGTTAAGAAAATTACAAGCCCCGAAATATTAATATTAGAAAATGATTTAAAAGTTAAATTATTGGGTGTAAAGGAAAATGGCAAAAGTAAACTGGAGGCAATCGAGTTTTTAAAAAATATGATAAAGGGTAAAAAAGTGTTTTTAAAATTTGATACAGTAAAGTATGACAAAGATAATAATTTGTTATGTTATTTATACTTAAAAAATAAAACTTTTATAAATGGACACCTTATAAAAAGCAATTTAGTTGATGTAGATACATCTCTTGAGTATAAATACAGGGATAAGTTTATAAAATATTGGAGGATTCATAATGGCGAAAGAATGGATACTGAATCAGGCGATGAACAGGTGGGGGTTAAATAA
- a CDS encoding AAA family ATPase, producing the protein MVKEVIIGITIALIIFISLLGINMTPILFIGGMIFLLGYLLENKGLVSGSSNIVKPEFQISFEDIGGQNMAISELKEALDFIINKDSICKMGIRPLKGILLSGPPGTGKTLLAKAAAKYTDSSYIATSGSEFIEMYAGVGAQRVRKLFDTAKNLAKKENKKSAIIFIDEIDILGAKRGTNDSHHEYDQTLNQLLVEMDGIKSNNDISILVIAATNRPDMLDSALLRPGRFDRQVSVDLPDKSGRLQILKIHTKNKPLDEGTNLEAIAEDTFGFSGAHLESLCNEAAILAMRDGYDKIMQEHLLEAVDKVILGEKTDRKPSEEEIYRVSVHEAGHAVVGEIVNPKSVATVTIIPRGKALGFVRQTEKEDMLIYTKQQLEHEIMVALGGTVAELLILNNRSTGSANDFEQAVDIAKKIVFTGLSSLGVISKDDISKEKINKEVNRIIEKQEKKVREILEGKIQELNKISDILVKEETISGSQLREILNIEEDAKAC; encoded by the coding sequence ATGGTTAAAGAAGTTATAATCGGCATAACCATTGCACTTATTATATTTATTTCGCTTCTGGGCATTAATATGACTCCAATACTCTTTATCGGAGGTATGATTTTCCTATTGGGATATCTTTTAGAGAACAAAGGATTAGTCAGTGGGTCTTCCAATATTGTAAAACCAGAATTTCAAATCAGTTTTGAAGATATAGGCGGTCAAAATATGGCTATTTCTGAATTAAAAGAAGCACTGGATTTTATTATAAATAAAGATAGCATATGTAAAATGGGGATAAGACCATTAAAAGGGATACTTTTGAGTGGACCTCCCGGAACAGGGAAAACACTCTTGGCAAAAGCGGCGGCAAAATATACAGATTCAAGTTATATTGCAACATCCGGAAGTGAATTTATTGAGATGTACGCAGGGGTTGGAGCACAAAGGGTAAGAAAGCTTTTTGATACCGCCAAAAACCTTGCTAAGAAAGAAAATAAAAAAAGTGCAATAATTTTTATTGACGAAATAGATATTCTTGGTGCAAAGAGAGGAACAAACGATAGTCATCACGAGTATGACCAAACATTGAATCAATTGCTTGTCGAAATGGACGGTATTAAAAGTAACAATGATATAAGCATTCTTGTTATTGCGGCGACAAATAGACCTGACATGCTGGATTCTGCACTATTGCGCCCGGGAAGATTTGATAGACAAGTTAGCGTAGACCTTCCAGATAAAAGCGGAAGACTTCAAATATTAAAGATTCATACAAAGAATAAACCTCTTGATGAAGGTACAAATCTTGAAGCAATTGCTGAAGATACTTTTGGCTTTTCCGGGGCACATCTTGAGAGCCTTTGCAATGAAGCGGCTATTCTTGCAATGAGAGATGGTTATGATAAAATAATGCAAGAGCACCTATTAGAGGCTGTTGACAAGGTAATTCTTGGAGAAAAAACCGACAGGAAACCCTCGGAAGAAGAGATTTATAGGGTATCTGTACATGAAGCGGGACATGCGGTAGTTGGTGAGATAGTAAACCCAAAATCTGTTGCAACGGTAACTATCATACCTCGTGGAAAAGCATTGGGTTTTGTAAGACAAACCGAGAAAGAGGATATGCTTATTTATACAAAACAGCAGTTAGAACATGAAATAATGGTTGCATTAGGAGGTACTGTTGCGGAACTTTTAATCCTAAATAACAGAAGTACCGGTTCAGCTAATGATTTTGAGCAGGCTGTAGATATTGCAAAAAAAATTGTTTTTACAGGACTTTCAAGCCTTGGGGTGATAAGTAAAGATGATATTTCAAAAGAAAAGATAAATAAAGAAGTCAATAGGATAATTGAAAAACAGGAAAAAAAGGTCAGGGAAATATTAGAAGGAAAGATACAAGAGTTAAACAAAATATCAGATATATTAGTCAAAGAAGAGACCATATCAGGTTCTCAATTGAGAGAAATATTGAATATTGAAGAAGATGCAAAAGCATGCTGA
- a CDS encoding gallidermin/nisin family lantibiotic: protein MMKDFNDFDLDVQIKKNNQKIEPDITSKSLCTPGCITGILMCFTQGCFSNHSCIACRD, encoded by the coding sequence ATGATGAAGGATTTCAATGATTTTGATCTTGATGTTCAAATTAAGAAAAATAATCAAAAGATTGAACCAGATATTACAAGCAAAAGCCTTTGCACGCCAGGTTGTATTACCGGTATCTTGATGTGCTTTACCCAGGGATGTTTTTCAAATCATTCATGCATAGCTTGCCGCGACTAA
- a CDS encoding putative ABC exporter domain-containing protein — translation MSEINALFIFELKKLKNSIKDIIRNPKRIFVYIFMFLGYFLMLISLILGNMDNKTKFSQISDIKLSYLEAILVMIILFEIIFSIYSSLKQPGIIVEEGDMTFLFSSPMNEKKLFLWYMIKSVFKTLFISIFFLIYLPFMANMMSTTKYSSNIIYVYIGIFTNIFALVLLNFFIYSISMKFKAKKLIQYILSGILILIVGFAFYFIYKEGSFFGAISYLTLNIWNYVPVLGPTKLLILTYFTGESAHCLELILIQLLTIIIFTLLALYFATDYYEDVITYSERVREIRNKVKKGGFVSSTEQSAKKMKKKKEVVINLQPKGPWAYIWLKMVENKRSLGSIYFNWYNLFLLLASIAFGYFLPKNEPTVIFSLSFLYAYLGWILSFASTVSTELNKMYIYTIPGEGIEKLLAVNFVPLLKAFIAAILIIVPASIFIKPGILNTIAAIVFIISFSTLDSFSAAFMQLLLPSKQDLKVTMPLFKIFGFLFILLPVGAIAIPLGVITKNMSIGVLTAALMMLLESGVFLLFANYIFERLELK, via the coding sequence ATGAGTGAAATAAATGCACTTTTTATATTTGAATTGAAGAAGTTAAAAAATTCGATAAAAGACATTATTAGAAATCCAAAAAGAATATTTGTTTATATTTTCATGTTTTTAGGATATTTTCTGATGCTTATTTCTCTTATTCTTGGAAATATGGATAATAAAACAAAATTTTCTCAAATAAGTGATATAAAGTTATCCTATTTAGAGGCTATTTTAGTCATGATAATACTTTTTGAAATAATATTTTCAATATATAGTTCTTTAAAACAGCCTGGAATAATAGTTGAAGAAGGGGATATGACTTTTCTTTTTTCGTCACCTATGAATGAAAAAAAGCTATTTTTATGGTATATGATAAAAAGCGTTTTTAAGACTTTATTTATTTCTATATTTTTTTTGATATATTTGCCTTTTATGGCAAATATGATGTCAACTACTAAATATTCATCAAATATAATATATGTGTACATAGGTATTTTTACAAATATATTTGCTTTAGTGTTATTAAATTTTTTTATTTACTCAATTTCAATGAAATTTAAAGCAAAAAAATTAATACAATATATTTTATCGGGTATTTTAATTTTAATTGTAGGTTTTGCATTTTATTTTATATATAAAGAGGGGAGTTTTTTTGGTGCTATTAGTTATTTAACTTTAAATATATGGAATTATGTGCCTGTATTAGGTCCAACTAAACTTCTTATTCTTACATATTTTACTGGAGAGTCTGCCCACTGTTTAGAACTTATTCTTATACAGTTATTAACAATAATTATTTTTACATTATTGGCTTTATACTTTGCAACAGACTACTATGAGGATGTTATTACGTACAGTGAAAGAGTCAGAGAAATAAGGAATAAAGTTAAAAAAGGAGGATTTGTAAGTTCTACTGAGCAATCTGCAAAAAAAATGAAAAAGAAAAAAGAAGTAGTAATTAATCTACAGCCCAAAGGTCCATGGGCTTATATATGGCTTAAAATGGTTGAAAATAAAAGAAGCTTGGGTTCTATATATTTTAACTGGTATAATCTATTTTTATTATTAGCATCAATTGCTTTCGGGTATTTTTTGCCAAAGAATGAACCCACTGTTATATTTTCGTTATCCTTCTTGTATGCATACTTGGGGTGGATTTTAAGCTTTGCTTCTACAGTTAGTACAGAATTAAATAAAATGTATATATACACAATTCCAGGTGAAGGGATTGAAAAATTATTAGCTGTTAATTTTGTACCTTTACTTAAAGCTTTTATAGCGGCAATACTTATTATTGTTCCGGCATCGATTTTTATAAAACCTGGTATTTTAAATACCATTGCTGCAATAGTATTTATTATAAGTTTTTCAACCTTGGACAGTTTTTCTGCCGCATTTATGCAGCTTTTACTTCCTTCAAAACAAGACCTTAAAGTAACAATGCCTTTATTTAAGATTTTTGGTTTTTTGTTTATACTTTTGCCAGTAGGAGCAATAGCAATTCCCTTAGGTGTTATAACAAAGAATATGTCAATAGGAGTTTTAACAGCGGCTTTGATGATGCTTTTGGAATCTGGAGTGTTTTTACTTTTTGCAAACTATATATTTGAGAGGCTGGAGTTAAAGTGA
- a CDS encoding lantibiotic dehydratase family protein produces the protein MKCDIYQNINTFMIRNPALPIENYYKLFSKSINKEQSNEYIRVLCNDTIFRESILVSSKDLYDKMIKFAKGGKISKSDYFFRSIYKYLIRMTTRSTPFGLLAGIDFRQYSDNETSIFYNESRFHKFARPDFEWIMKLVKEIEIKYYQNLWFKNNAGIFIKGDRAVLVYSTVKNEKDNIDEISIRATSAFKTTYELTKQRIKYSDLKANLLEKYPLENEEKINNFLKQLIESEFLISNLRPPLTVPDQFEYLIKEIRKSNINEKLLENLVSIQRGIDIYNNTVGGNAEKLYLGLTKKMNDITGAKTPLQVDMRINLKEKKLQKNIVNKINELMNLLLSLSKKNNSLTKYKEDFIEKYGLDREIPLLEMIDNDLGIGPPASYIHPRNNRLVYYDENEIIDEKVREYFLQKHVYALRHNFNYIELKDDEIENLNLPKYSYDEIPNSIELDLIVKSDSQNEIKDQNLHYFIGPFRGSTHAGKSFGRFSHVMENSVDFFNKLNKL, from the coding sequence ATGAAATGTGATATATATCAAAATATAAATACATTTATGATTAGAAATCCAGCATTACCAATTGAGAATTATTACAAATTGTTTTCAAAATCTATTAACAAAGAACAATCAAACGAATATATAAGAGTACTTTGCAATGATACTATATTTAGAGAGAGCATATTAGTGTCTAGCAAGGATTTATATGATAAAATGATTAAATTTGCTAAGGGAGGAAAAATCAGTAAATCTGATTATTTCTTTCGGTCAATCTACAAATATTTGATAAGAATGACGACACGTTCAACTCCCTTTGGATTGTTAGCAGGTATTGATTTTAGACAATATTCAGATAATGAAACTTCTATTTTTTATAATGAGAGTCGATTTCATAAATTTGCAAGACCTGATTTTGAATGGATTATGAAATTAGTTAAAGAAATAGAAATAAAATATTATCAAAATTTGTGGTTTAAGAATAATGCTGGTATTTTTATTAAAGGAGATCGAGCTGTATTAGTTTATTCAACAGTGAAAAATGAGAAGGATAATATTGATGAAATCAGTATCAGAGCGACAAGTGCATTTAAAACTACGTATGAATTGACAAAGCAAAGAATTAAATATAGTGATTTAAAAGCAAATTTATTAGAAAAATATCCATTAGAAAATGAAGAAAAAATTAATAATTTTCTAAAACAATTAATTGAAAGTGAATTTTTGATATCAAATTTGCGACCTCCACTTACTGTTCCAGACCAATTCGAATATCTTATAAAAGAAATAAGAAAGAGCAATATAAATGAAAAACTATTGGAAAATTTAGTTAGTATTCAGAGGGGTATTGATATTTACAATAATACAGTGGGTGGTAATGCAGAAAAATTATATTTAGGTTTAACTAAAAAAATGAATGATATAACAGGAGCTAAAACACCTTTACAAGTAGATATGAGAATAAATTTAAAAGAAAAAAAACTACAAAAAAATATAGTAAATAAAATAAATGAACTAATGAATCTATTACTTTCATTATCGAAAAAAAATAATAGTTTAACTAAATATAAAGAAGATTTTATAGAAAAATATGGTTTAGACAGAGAAATTCCATTATTGGAAATGATAGATAACGATTTAGGTATAGGACCTCCAGCATCATATATACATCCAAGAAATAATAGATTAGTATATTATGATGAAAATGAAATTATTGATGAAAAAGTTAGGGAATATTTCTTGCAAAAGCATGTTTATGCATTACGGCATAATTTTAATTATATCGAGTTAAAAGATGATGAAATAGAAAATTTAAATTTACCAAAATATAGTTATGATGAGATTCCTAATTCTATAGAACTTGATTTAATTGTAAAGTCAGATTCACAGAACGAAATTAAAGATCAAAATTTGCATTATTTTATTGGACCTTTTAGAGGATCAACACATGCAGGAAAAAGTTTTGGCAGATTCTCACACGTTATGGAAAATTCAGTTGATTTTTTCAATAAATTAAATAAATTATAA